From Candidatus Vondammii sp. HM_W22, one genomic window encodes:
- a CDS encoding glutamate synthase subunit beta: MGKPTGFMEYPRQDRSYAPVADRITHFHEFAIDLADEELGLQGARCMDCGIPFCHSGCPVDNLIPDWNDMVYRGEWREAVDMLHSTNNFPEFTGRICPAPCQEACTLNLLNEPVTIKTIELSIVEKAWDEGWVQPQVAKHKSGKRVAVVGSGPAGLACAQQLARAGHGVAVFERQNRVGGLLRYGIPDFKLDKKVIDRRMAQMQAEGVRFRVNAHVGVDIPAKTLIDEYDAVVLAGGSEKSRDLPIPGRELNSVHFAMEFLRANSHRVQGDHVPSDQFISATDKHVVVIGGGDTGSDCIGTSSRHGAASITQLEIMPQPPEKEEKGTVWPYWPNKMRTSTSQEEGCERMWCVATKEFIDDGNGSIKAISCIKVEWNKDQGGNWQMSEIEGSGFELKADLVTLAMGFVHPVHEGMLEELGVEFDDRGNVKSATEGKNAYKTSNYGIFTAGDMRRGQSLVVWAIREGRQCARAVDEYLMVNSELPR; the protein is encoded by the coding sequence ATGGGTAAGCCAACAGGTTTCATGGAGTATCCGCGTCAGGACCGCAGTTATGCTCCAGTGGCTGATCGCATAACTCACTTTCATGAGTTTGCCATCGATCTGGCAGATGAGGAGTTGGGTCTGCAGGGTGCCCGTTGTATGGATTGCGGCATCCCTTTTTGCCATAGTGGCTGCCCGGTGGACAATCTGATACCGGATTGGAATGACATGGTTTACCGTGGTGAGTGGCGGGAAGCGGTAGATATGCTGCACTCCACTAATAATTTCCCAGAGTTCACCGGCCGTATCTGCCCGGCTCCCTGTCAGGAGGCATGTACGCTTAATCTGCTCAATGAACCTGTGACCATCAAGACGATTGAACTCTCCATCGTTGAAAAGGCATGGGATGAGGGGTGGGTACAGCCTCAGGTGGCCAAACATAAAAGCGGGAAGCGTGTCGCAGTTGTCGGCTCTGGTCCTGCAGGCTTAGCTTGCGCGCAACAACTGGCCCGTGCCGGTCATGGGGTTGCAGTTTTTGAGCGTCAAAATCGTGTTGGCGGCCTGCTTAGATATGGCATTCCCGATTTTAAACTGGACAAAAAAGTGATCGATCGGCGTATGGCCCAGATGCAGGCAGAAGGCGTTCGATTCCGGGTCAATGCCCATGTTGGCGTGGATATCCCAGCAAAAACACTGATTGATGAGTATGACGCAGTGGTATTGGCAGGAGGATCTGAGAAGTCCCGCGATCTGCCGATACCTGGCCGTGAACTCAACAGTGTCCATTTTGCCATGGAGTTTTTGCGTGCCAATAGCCACCGGGTACAGGGCGACCATGTTCCTTCGGATCAGTTTATCTCCGCAACCGATAAGCATGTGGTGGTGATCGGTGGTGGTGATACAGGATCTGATTGCATAGGTACCTCCAGCCGTCATGGCGCGGCATCAATTACCCAGTTGGAGATCATGCCCCAGCCGCCGGAAAAAGAGGAGAAAGGGACAGTCTGGCCTTATTGGCCAAACAAAATGCGCACCTCCACCTCCCAGGAAGAGGGGTGTGAGCGGATGTGGTGTGTGGCAACTAAAGAGTTCATTGATGATGGTAATGGTAGTATCAAAGCTATTAGCTGCATCAAAGTCGAATGGAACAAGGACCAGGGCGGCAATTGGCAGATGTCCGAGATTGAGGGCTCTGGGTTTGAACTCAAGGCTGATCTGGTGACGCTGGCAATGGGTTTCGTCCATCCTGTTCACGAGGGCATGCTGGAAGAGCTGGGTGTGGAATTTGACGATCGTGGTAATGTCAAAAGCGCCACCGAAGGAAAAAATGCCTACAAAACCTCTAACTATGGGATCTTCACAGCCGGCGATATGCGGCGTGGTCAGTCCCTAGTGGTCTGGGCCATTCGTGAGGGTCGCCAATGCGCCAGGGCAGTAGATGAGTATCTGATGGTAAACTCTGAACTCCCTCGCTAA
- the zapE gene encoding cell division protein ZapE: MTPAQYYREQLQLNEITADPSQAAAIAALQTLYNSLLQRPPPANRKNGVLPNLFRRNRVYATPEKGLYIWGGVGRGKSWLADIFYNLLPFEEKLRIHFHQFMREIHQELTSLSGEKEPLDKVAENLAERTRVLCLDEFIVTDIGDAMIITRLLKAIFSHGIILVTSSNTQPQELYKDGLQRASFLPAIELLKQHTRILKLDAGTDYRLRYLEQATVYHTPLSPEVDLKLLEEFSQLAQKQEHTVESIHVFGRDIPVKHLADDVIWFDFIALCGPPRSQADYLELSRCFHTVLISDIPVLGPSMDDATRRFLYLVDEFYDRGVKLIISAAEPPESLYQGERLAFDFQRASSRLREMQSKAYLSGEHKS, translated from the coding sequence ATGACACCTGCGCAATACTATCGGGAACAACTCCAACTCAATGAGATAACGGCAGATCCATCCCAGGCTGCTGCCATTGCAGCCCTTCAGACACTCTACAACAGTCTGCTTCAGCGCCCGCCGCCTGCAAACAGAAAAAACGGGGTCCTTCCCAACCTTTTCCGTAGAAACAGGGTGTATGCCACGCCTGAAAAAGGGCTCTACATCTGGGGTGGCGTTGGCAGGGGCAAAAGCTGGCTGGCAGACATCTTCTACAACCTGCTCCCTTTTGAAGAGAAACTCCGCATCCACTTCCACCAATTCATGAGAGAGATTCATCAGGAGCTTACCTCCCTCAGTGGAGAGAAGGAGCCTCTGGATAAGGTGGCAGAAAATCTGGCAGAAAGAACCAGGGTCCTCTGCCTGGATGAGTTCATTGTCACGGATATCGGCGATGCAATGATCATTACCCGGCTGCTAAAAGCTATTTTCAGCCATGGTATCATCCTGGTAACCAGCTCCAATACTCAGCCCCAGGAGCTGTATAAAGATGGGCTGCAGCGGGCCAGCTTTCTACCGGCTATCGAACTGTTGAAACAGCATACCCGGATTCTGAAACTCGATGCCGGCACCGACTACCGGCTGCGCTATCTGGAACAAGCGACGGTTTATCACACACCCTTGAGTCCTGAAGTGGATTTGAAGCTACTGGAAGAGTTCAGTCAGCTTGCACAAAAACAGGAGCATACGGTGGAATCCATCCACGTATTTGGCCGCGATATCCCTGTGAAACACCTAGCTGATGATGTTATCTGGTTCGACTTCATTGCCCTCTGCGGCCCACCCCGCAGCCAGGCTGACTACCTTGAATTGTCGCGTTGTTTCCACACTGTGCTGATATCCGATATCCCGGTATTGGGTCCCTCGATGGATGATGCAACTCGCCGTTTTCTCTATCTGGTTGACGAATTCTATGATCGGGGGGTAAAACTGATCATCAGCGCAGCCGAGCCACCGGAATCCCTTTACCAGGGGGAGCGATTGGCATTTGATTTCCAGCGAGCATCGAGTAGATTAAGGGAGATGCAGTCCAAGGCTTACCTGTCTGGAGAGCACAAGTCTTGA
- the hemE gene encoding uroporphyrinogen decarboxylase, with protein MSSLKNDRLLRALLREPVDMTPVWMMRQAGRYLPEYRATRAKAGSFMDLCKNPELACEVTIQPLERFPLDGAILFSDILTIPDAMGLGLYFTEGEGPKFERPIRDAAAVKAIGIPDPEQELGYVMDAVRTIRRELDGRVPLIGFSGSPWTLATYMVEDGSTKNFARVKGMIFEQPEVMHELLGKVAESVISYLNAQIAAGAQAAMIFDTWGGVLSPREYKLFSLAYMQRIINGLVRENEGRKVPVILFTKGGGQWLDRMAETGCDALGVDWTTDLADARIRVQGKVALQGNLDPCVLYSSPERIRDEVGRVLASYGDGPGHVFNLGHGIHLDVDPDRAAVLVDAVHEQSVTYHKSA; from the coding sequence GTGTCCAGCCTGAAGAATGATCGTCTATTGCGCGCCCTGCTCCGCGAGCCGGTGGATATGACCCCGGTCTGGATGATGCGCCAGGCTGGACGCTATCTGCCGGAATACCGGGCAACTCGGGCCAAAGCGGGTAGTTTCATGGATCTCTGCAAAAATCCGGAGCTGGCCTGTGAGGTGACGATTCAGCCCCTGGAGCGCTTCCCACTGGATGGTGCTATTCTGTTCTCAGATATTTTGACCATTCCGGATGCCATGGGTTTGGGGCTCTACTTTACTGAAGGTGAAGGTCCAAAATTTGAGCGTCCGATCAGAGATGCGGCAGCAGTCAAGGCCATTGGTATTCCCGATCCTGAACAGGAGCTTGGCTATGTCATGGATGCCGTCCGGACTATTCGCCGGGAGCTGGATGGCCGCGTACCTCTGATTGGATTCTCAGGCAGTCCCTGGACATTGGCGACCTACATGGTCGAGGACGGCAGCACCAAGAACTTTGCTCGGGTCAAGGGGATGATCTTCGAGCAGCCGGAGGTGATGCATGAATTGCTGGGTAAGGTGGCGGAATCCGTTATCTCCTATCTCAATGCTCAGATCGCTGCCGGCGCCCAGGCGGCGATGATCTTCGACACCTGGGGCGGTGTGCTCAGTCCCAGAGAGTACAAGCTTTTCTCACTGGCCTATATGCAGCGCATTATCAACGGTTTGGTACGGGAGAATGAAGGGCGGAAAGTTCCCGTGATCCTGTTTACCAAAGGTGGCGGTCAGTGGCTTGACCGGATGGCTGAAACCGGCTGTGATGCTTTGGGCGTCGATTGGACTACCGATTTGGCGGATGCTCGGATCAGAGTTCAGGGCAAGGTGGCACTGCAAGGTAATCTGGATCCCTGTGTTCTCTATTCATCACCTGAACGTATACGCGACGAGGTGGGCAGAGTGCTTGCCAGTTATGGTGACGGCCCGGGGCATGTATTCAATCTGGGGCATGGTATTCACCTCGATGTTGATCCTGATCGCGCCGCTGTGCTGGTGGATGCCGTGCATGAGCAGAGTGTGACATATCACAAGTCGGCCTAA
- a CDS encoding response regulator, with the protein MNRYTGFKLLIVDDHEHNLFTLRTLLQQHMDIAILEAISGQQALDIALGEPGIDLIILDVQMPEMDGFQTASMLKIRKRTRDIPTIFLTAAFKTEEFQQKGYEVGAVDYLLKPIDDNQLINKISTYFRLIEKERKMNLVLEQKVAERTAELARARQHLENIIHYMGEALLLLNPDGIITEVNPACCQMLNYAEKELIGMAIGDIFEEEEDDQAGAFMGTWLEALIRTGALNKIEARFIASSGQKVPILFSRTAVTNEMGSITNIICIAKNMTGYIRQK; encoded by the coding sequence ATGAATCGCTACACCGGCTTCAAGCTTCTAATCGTGGATGACCACGAGCACAATCTCTTCACCCTGAGAACCCTGCTGCAACAGCATATGGATATCGCCATCCTGGAGGCGATTTCCGGGCAGCAGGCACTGGACATCGCCTTGGGCGAACCGGGGATTGACCTGATCATCCTGGATGTCCAGATGCCGGAGATGGATGGCTTCCAAACGGCATCTATGCTGAAAATCAGAAAGCGAACACGTGATATCCCAACCATCTTCCTCACTGCCGCCTTCAAAACAGAAGAATTTCAGCAGAAGGGCTATGAAGTCGGGGCGGTGGATTATCTGCTCAAGCCGATCGATGACAACCAGCTAATCAACAAAATCAGCACCTATTTCCGCCTGATCGAGAAAGAGCGGAAAATGAATTTGGTACTGGAACAGAAGGTGGCCGAGCGCACCGCCGAACTGGCCCGGGCCAGGCAGCATCTGGAAAATATCATCCACTATATGGGTGAAGCACTGTTGTTACTCAACCCGGATGGGATAATTACAGAGGTGAACCCGGCCTGTTGCCAAATGCTGAATTATGCCGAGAAAGAGCTCATTGGCATGGCTATTGGTGATATATTCGAAGAGGAAGAGGACGATCAGGCAGGCGCCTTCATGGGAACTTGGCTGGAAGCACTGATCAGGACCGGCGCCCTGAACAAGATAGAGGCGCGCTTTATCGCCAGCAGCGGTCAAAAGGTACCGATTCTCTTTTCACGCACCGCAGTGACAAATGAGATGGGAAGCATCACCAATATAATCTGTATTGCCAAAAATATGACCGGCTATATCAGACAAAAGTAG
- a CDS encoding SlyX family protein, with the protein MEKELIDLQTRVAFQEDAIQQLNLTMVHQQNIIDVLQRGFLELRQQIQALTPPDAPETTDEAPPHY; encoded by the coding sequence TTGGAAAAAGAACTTATTGATCTACAAACCCGTGTGGCCTTTCAGGAAGATGCTATTCAGCAACTGAACCTCACCATGGTCCATCAACAAAATATCATCGATGTGCTGCAGCGAGGTTTCTTGGAGTTGCGTCAGCAGATCCAGGCACTGACACCTCCAGATGCGCCGGAAACTACAGACGAGGCACCACCGCACTACTGA
- a CDS encoding ArsR/SmtB family transcription factor yields the protein MNDTTQQNDENENTVLTANALKAMAHPLRWKILCSLGDSELSVGEIVERTGTSQSNISQHLEQLRNKNIVVSRKEANRIYYRIRNGQLLTLISTMRTVLCPANLNDRFPPQDND from the coding sequence GTGAACGACACCACACAACAGAATGACGAAAACGAAAACACCGTTCTGACAGCCAATGCTCTCAAGGCGATGGCCCATCCACTGCGATGGAAGATTCTTTGCTCGCTCGGAGATTCCGAGCTCTCTGTGGGAGAGATCGTTGAGCGCACCGGCACATCCCAGAGCAATATCTCACAGCACCTTGAACAGCTACGGAACAAAAATATCGTTGTCTCCAGAAAAGAGGCCAACCGAATTTATTACCGGATTCGCAACGGCCAACTGCTGACTCTCATCAGCACCATGAGAACTGTGCTTTGCCCGGCCAATCTCAATGATCGCTTCCCACCCCAAGACAACGACTGA